A region from the Silene latifolia isolate original U9 population chromosome 7, ASM4854445v1, whole genome shotgun sequence genome encodes:
- the LOC141592285 gene encoding protein kinase PINOID 2, translating to MTSIDYSNYDQESSCSSSITVPDSSRSWMSLNLNLSLSRQSSFSAASSSPSAASAKPHKAQQVAWEAMRGLRKQAAGGRVGLEHFRILKRVGGGDLGNVYLCQIRNPAVGAVPCYYAMKVVDREALAIRKKLGRADMEKEILGMLDHPFLPTLYAEFEASHYSCLVMEFCSGGDLYALRLRQPLRRFSISSAKFYGAETLLALEYLHMMGIIYRDLKPENVLVREDGHIMLSDFDLSLKCDVVPKLLKQQKLPSSSSEKNTTTSTTYVRCSTPSCTTTPIQPVLSCFSTHKKRDKKSPTRTTTIRERANGGRIDSEDEETEDDVHNAQSQVFDTELVAEPINARSKSFVGTHEYLAPEVLSGLGHGSAVDWWTFGVFLYEMLFGRTPFKGESNEKTLMNILKQPVTFPRMNLGSAKEYEEMMKVQDLICKLLVKNPKKRIGSLKGSNEIKRHDFFKGVNWALIRSVSPPLVPKEVQDNKIKMNVSSNNKSSLYNSVSHNMPKALSKKEREEPYRIPLHHFDYF from the exons ATGACCTCTATAGACTATTCTAATTATGATCAAGAGAGCAGTTGCTCTTCCTCAATAACAGTTCCAGATTCAAGCCGGAGCTGGATGAGTCTAAACCTGAACCTGAGCCTAAGTAGGCAGAGCTCCTTCTCCGCGGCCTCGTCCTCCCCGTCTGCCGCCTCAGCCAAGCCTCACAAGGCCCAGCAGGTGGCCTGGGAGGCAATGCGGGGGCTAAGGAAACAGGCGGCAGGTGGACGAGTGGGGCTGGAGCACTTCCGAATCCTAAAACGGGTTGGAGGGGGTGACTTGGGCAATGTGTACTTATGCCAGATAAGGAACCCTGCAGTAGGCGCCGTACCGTGCTATTACGCGATGAAGGTGGTTGATAGGGAAGCTCTAGCAATAAGGAAGAAGCTTGGAAGGGCAGATATGGAAAAAGAAATATTAGGGATGCTTGATCATCCATTCTTGCCAACTCTGTATGCTGAGTTTGAGGCTTCTCATTATTCTTGTTTGGTTATGGAGTTTTGCTCTGGTGGTGACCTTTATGCCCTTCGCCTTCGCCAACCTCTAAGGAGGTTCTCTATCTCCTCTGCCAA GTTTTATGGTGCGGAGACACTTTTAGCGTTGGAGTATCTACACATGATGGGAATAATATACAGGGATCTAAAGCCAGAGAATGTGCTAGTCAGAGAAGATGGTCACATTATGCTCTCTGATTTTGATCTATCACTTAAATGTGATGTTGTCCCTAAGTTACTTAAACAGCAAAAGCTGCCTTCTTCATCTTCTGAAAAGAACACTACTACTAGTACTACCTATGTTAGGTGCTCCACACCTTCTTGTACTACTACTCCTATACAACCTGTCCTCTCTTGTTTCTCCACCCATAAGAAAAGGGACAAGAAATCCCCTACCAGAACGACTACCATTAGGGAACGCGCTAATGGTGGTCGTATTGATAGTGAGGATGAAGAAACCGAAGATGATGTTCATAATGCTCAATCACAAGTATTTGACACGGAATTAGTGGCGGAGCCTATTAATGCGCGCTCCAAGTCCTTTGTTGGGACCCACGAGTACCTAGCCCCGGAAGTTCTGTCAGGGCTAGGGCATGGGAGTGCCGTTGATTGGTGGACTTTTGGAGTGTTTCTGTATGAGATGTTATTTGGGAGGACACCATTTAAGGGCGAAAGTAATGAAAAAACACTCATGAACATCTTAAAACAACCTGTAACGTTCCCTAGAATGAATCTAGGTAGCGCCAAAGAGTACGAAGAGATGATGAAGGTTCAAGATCTTATTTGTAAACTCTTGGTGAAGAATCCTAAAAAGAGAATTGGTAGCTTAAAGGGATCAAATGAGATTAAAAGGCATGACTTCTTTAAGGGTGTTAATTGGGCATTAATTAGGTCAGTTAGCCCTCCTTTAGTGCCTAAGGAGGTCCAAGATAATAAGATAAAGATGAATGTTAGTAGTAATAACAAGAGTAGCTTGTACAATAGTGTTAGTCATAATATGCCAAAAGCACTAAGCAAGAAAGAGAGAGAAGAACCTTACAGGATCCCTCTTCATCATTTTGATTATTTCTAA